The nucleotide window AAGGTGGCTGCGGGTTGCTGCCAAAACCCGGCAGCTCCAGCGGCACCACGGTGTAGCGCTGAAAATGCGGCAACGCGTCATCCCACCAATCGGCGGCGCTGCCGTTGCCGGCCAGCAGATACATCAAGGGCTTGCTCATGGACAATCCTCAGGCCAGATCGCGCAGAGCCGCGTCGAGGGTCGGATAACGAAACGTGTAACCCGCCTCGCTCAAACGCTGGGGCACCACGCGCTGACCGTCGAAGAACAACTGCGCCATCTCCCCCGCCAGCGCGCGCACTGGCGCCGCAGGAACGTGGAACCACACCGGACGCTTGAGGACTTTGCCGACGTTCTCGGCAAACGCAGCCTGACTGACCGCCTCCGGCGCCACCAGGTTGTAAGTGCCGTGCAGACTTTCATCGTGGAAGGACCGAGCGATCACCTGAATCACATCATCGCGATGCACCCAACTCATGATCTGCTGACCATCGCCCATGCGCCCGCCGAACCCCAGACGAAACGGAATCAGCAACGGCAACAACGCGCCGCCCGGGCCGAACACCACGCCGAGGCGCAGCACTACCTGACGCACACCGAACTGCGTGGCCGGTTGCGCAGCCGCCTCCCAACGCGCGCAGAGTTCGGCCATGAAACCGTCGCCCTTGCTGGCCTGTTCATCGAGGCTTTCGCTGGCATCGCGCACACCGTAAAAACCAATGGCCGATGCCTGCACCCACAGCGCCGGTTTGTGCCGCGCATTCTTCAACCAGGTCATCAAGCTGTCGGTGGTGTTGACCCGGCTGGCGATCAATTGCGCCTGACGCTTGGGACTCCAGCGCGGCCCGGCGACTGGCGCCCCGGCCAGATTGATCACCACGTCGAAGGTTTCGTCGTAACCGAGTTTGCTCAGCGAACGCACGCAGCGCGCCCGGCCGTCGAACAGGTAAGCCGCCTTCAGCGGATCCCGCGCCAGCACGCTGACCGTGTGGCCGGCATCGAGCAATTGGTTGACCAGCGTTTCACCGATAAACCCGGTGCCGCCGGTCACCAGCACGCGCTTATAGGCCCCGCCCGCGAACGGGTTCGACGGTTTGCCTTCGCGTTGCATGCGCAGCGCCGCCAAGCCGTCGCGAATACCCGAGGCAGTGACCCCGATAGCGAACAGCGTCAGCAACCAGCCACGCCAGCCAAAATCAATCGCGCTCAACCCCGTCGGCAAGCTCGCCCACTGCGCCAGTTGCACGCCGTACAACGCAAAAAAAGCCCCGCCGTTCACCGCCAGCACGGTGTGCATGATCCGCTCGATAGCCGGCAGCTTGCGGCTCCGATCCTCGACCACGAAATCCCATAGCGTCAGGCAAATCTCCAGGGCAAACAGCAGCGCAATAACAATCGCCCACGTGCCCTGAAATGCCAGATGCGCCATGCCCAGAAACAGAATCCCGTAGAAACACGAACGCAACGCGTGGATAGACAGCTCAAGCCGCGCACTGTGTCGATAAGGCAGCGCGACGGTCAGTTCGTGGTGATACAGGGTATCCAGCGCCCCCAGAATGGCCTGGGCGATCAGCAATGTAACTGCCCAATCCAGGAGAGAAAAATCAGGCATGGCTGGCGTCACTCGATATGTGTGTTGAGGCGGAGGTGCGGCGGTCGTGGCGATAAAGCCAGAACAGCGGCGGCAGCAAAGTGAGCAGCGCGAAACTGTCGAACCACAGGTGCGACCAGACCTGCGCCTGGAGGGAAATCAACATGTCCTGCGGCGCCCAGAGCACGATGCCGGCAATCAACCAGCCCCATGCCATGGGGGTTTTGAGTCGATGGCCGAGGTGCACGAGGGCGAGCATGTAGAGGGAATAGCTTTGCAACGTGGCGCCGAACAAGGCGAGCCACCACACTTGTTGCTCGCGGGCGGCGCTCGGCACCACGTCCGTCCAGAAGGCGTATTCGATGGTTTGCAGGTAGCCGTCGAGCAATCCCGAATGGCCGGCCCAGGTCAGCAGGATGCTGACGAGCAGATGCACCAGTGCGGCGGCATATAGCCAAACGACCAGAGCTTTGCGAAGGGTGTTTGAAGGGACTGGCATTCCGTGTCCTGGGGGCTTCCTTGAGGGGCGCAGTCTAAAGGAAAACGGGGCATTGAGTGATTAATCACGGCGCCCGTTTCACCTCTGAAATTTCGAACGGACAATCGGCTAGCAACCATCGGCATCGTTGCATTGAACCCAGCCCCGAATTTCCTTTCCTTTGGGGGTTTTAAACATGATTTGCAGCCACCCGGCCTCAACCCCTTCCTGCAACACCGAGTCGCCCTTGATCAAATACATTTTCGTCATGTCCGCCAAAACGGGCGAACTGTGAATCGAGGTCTTTTTGTTAATCGTGAGCGTCACCCTGTCCCCCGCCGCCCAGCGTTTATACGCGGCGGAGTTGAGTTTGGCGGCGATGGCATCAGCGGTTTTATAGGGGAATGTGTAGATCAACTCCTCCGACTCGGGATCGCGGGCAATATCGCCGCCGTTCCCAAAATAGCTCGACAGCCGCTCATCTCTGACGTAACCCGCCGCCGTACGGGAATACGCATGAGTGGTGTAATACTCGCCCAAATAATTAACGCCCGTATCGGCTCTGATTCCAACCGCATGAATGACGAAAAGCATCGGCTCGGCGTCGGGTTTAGCCTGAGCAAAGAAAGCCGCTTGCACCCGCCCGGTGGCCGCTAAAAATGGCAGCCCGCCGATGTTCTTTTTTGTACCGTCGGCGCAATTTACGAAATCGACGCCAATGGCGACGTCGTCGGGGTCCTGGGATTCAGGCAGTTTGGCGTAGTTGAAAACAATAGAGCCCGAGTCTGTGTCGAGCGCTGGGAATACTTCACTTTTTGGGAGTTCGCAGGTGATCCTGGAAAGGAGCTTTTTCAGGCTTGATCTCTCACTTTCATAAAAAGTGTTGCACTGAGAAACAACGACAAAGCCCTTCGTGGTTTCTGCTTGAAGCGTGTTGCAGATCAATCCGAACCCTTCAACACCGCCCGGCCCAGGATAAATGACGTTTTTCATGTCCAACAGCTTCCAACCTCGCTGCTCCATCGACGCTTTTGCTGTCGCCGTAGCGTCCGAAAACTCAATGATTGATTCAGCATCAGGCAGTTGGATCATCTTGTTGTAGCGCTGCGCATTGTCGATTCCGACGACCGTCAAAATGTCCTGCAGGTTTTTCCCAGTGACAATGACGGTGGGGAGATTATCGAAGTTGTTGGCGTAGTCGGGTTGGTTACGCGACACAAGCTTGAGTATGTTCACGCCCCCTTCCTGAATACAGCTTGCGACCTTCAGTTCTGTTTGAGGCACATCGAACGGGCAAGGTTGATCTTCAGCGAATGCATCCGCGCCCCCAAGGAACAGGCTCAGAACAACGGCGCCCATCAGAGCCTTCGTGAAGCCGTATCCTTTTTTAAAAATACAATCCATGTTGATCACTCAAAAATTTTCGGTTTAACCGGCTCAGGCGTCGTGTTTAAAAACGCTCAATCATCCGCCTACGTAGACGTCGACACCATCGGACATTTCCTTCAACACGCCGGGCTGTTCATGAACTATCCAGCGATTGCGTTCACCGATAACCTCTGTACAAATCATCCTTGCTGTTTTTCAACACCCCCTTAAGAGGGAGTTATGGCGTATTCAGGTGTTTTTTCACGTAAGCCTTTATTGAGGCGGCGTCCTTATAAGCAAACGTCTGTGGCACACCGTCACTAAAGCCGTCAATCCCGCTTAAGTACCTATTAGCCTGAATCAACTGATTGGGGATCAACTTGCCATTGCTATGTCGCGCATAGGCATAAACTTGATACAGGGTACCGTAGGTACCAATGCCTCTACTATTAATTTCCCAAGAAACCAAAACAAAGACATTCTT belongs to Pseudomonas sp. B21-015 and includes:
- a CDS encoding TIGR01777 family oxidoreductase, translated to MPDFSLLDWAVTLLIAQAILGALDTLYHHELTVALPYRHSARLELSIHALRSCFYGILFLGMAHLAFQGTWAIVIALLFALEICLTLWDFVVEDRSRKLPAIERIMHTVLAVNGGAFFALYGVQLAQWASLPTGLSAIDFGWRGWLLTLFAIGVTASGIRDGLAALRMQREGKPSNPFAGGAYKRVLVTGGTGFIGETLVNQLLDAGHTVSVLARDPLKAAYLFDGRARCVRSLSKLGYDETFDVVINLAGAPVAGPRWSPKRQAQLIASRVNTTDSLMTWLKNARHKPALWVQASAIGFYGVRDASESLDEQASKGDGFMAELCARWEAAAQPATQFGVRQVVLRLGVVFGPGGALLPLLIPFRLGFGGRMGDGQQIMSWVHRDDVIQVIARSFHDESLHGTYNLVAPEAVSQAAFAENVGKVLKRPVWFHVPAAPVRALAGEMAQLFFDGQRVVPQRLSEAGYTFRYPTLDAALRDLA
- a CDS encoding cell division protein codes for the protein MPVPSNTLRKALVVWLYAAALVHLLVSILLTWAGHSGLLDGYLQTIEYAFWTDVVPSAAREQQVWWLALFGATLQSYSLYMLALVHLGHRLKTPMAWGWLIAGIVLWAPQDMLISLQAQVWSHLWFDSFALLTLLPPLFWLYRHDRRTSASTHISSDASHA